Proteins encoded by one window of Synechococcus sp. WH 7805:
- a CDS encoding efflux RND transporter periplasmic adaptor subunit — MRALSSCLALALTTVVLSACGGKGEAQKPLPEVQQAAVTEASFTDDIDTVSTLEANDLVHLAAQASGRVLQLNISQGDEVQPGQLLITLDQAQEQARLASSRAQEQKDLLELKRYEFLVPQGAAEASERDQRRAIYIASRAQVRAQEATLAYSNLRSPIGGTVADVTVKVGDVVRSGDPFTKLIRNNTLEARVEIPSTSATRVKVGLPVLLSLPGSDEVLAKSTVSSVDPNISSETQALLALAVFPNPDGKLRNGQRLRTRLQLEERKEPSVPFSAVTQSSGQSFVFRLGSFKQLEAQPGKADIARIKKGIKAGKIPSTTLFALQTPVNLGSLQNNRYPVTKGLKLGEKVITSNLLSLRHGVPVKVKS; from the coding sequence GTGCGAGCGCTATCTTCCTGCCTGGCCTTGGCACTAACCACCGTTGTACTCAGTGCCTGTGGCGGGAAGGGTGAGGCACAAAAACCCCTTCCTGAAGTTCAGCAGGCTGCGGTGACGGAGGCATCCTTCACTGACGACATCGATACGGTGAGCACGCTGGAGGCCAACGACCTGGTGCACCTCGCAGCGCAGGCCTCTGGGAGGGTCCTCCAACTCAATATTTCTCAAGGGGATGAGGTTCAGCCTGGTCAGTTGCTGATCACCTTGGATCAGGCTCAGGAGCAGGCCCGACTTGCCTCTTCCAGAGCTCAAGAGCAGAAGGATTTGCTTGAGCTCAAGCGTTATGAATTTCTTGTGCCTCAGGGTGCAGCTGAAGCGTCTGAGCGTGACCAGCGTCGCGCGATCTACATCGCCTCGCGTGCGCAAGTGCGTGCCCAGGAGGCCACCTTGGCTTACAGCAACCTGAGGTCTCCGATTGGAGGCACGGTTGCGGATGTCACCGTGAAGGTCGGTGATGTGGTGCGTTCGGGTGACCCGTTCACCAAGTTGATTCGCAACAACACCCTTGAAGCGCGTGTGGAGATCCCATCCACCTCAGCAACCCGTGTGAAGGTGGGCTTGCCGGTGCTTCTCAGCCTTCCCGGCAGCGACGAGGTGCTGGCGAAAAGCACCGTGAGTTCGGTGGACCCCAATATCTCCTCGGAGACTCAGGCTCTGCTTGCTCTGGCTGTGTTTCCTAACCCTGATGGGAAGCTGCGCAACGGGCAACGCTTGCGAACGCGTTTGCAGCTTGAGGAACGCAAGGAGCCTTCGGTGCCTTTTTCTGCTGTGACCCAGTCATCGGGTCAGAGCTTTGTGTTTCGGCTTGGCAGCTTCAAGCAACTTGAGGCTCAGCCTGGAAAAGCCGATATAGCCCGTATCAAAAAGGGAATCAAAGCCGGCAAGATTCCTTCCACAACACTGTTTGCTCTGCAGACTCCGGTCAATCTTGGGTCTCTTCAGAACAACCGTTATCCCGTTACGAAGGGATTGAAACTCGGTGAGAAGGTGATCACAAGCAACTTACTTAGCTTGCGTCATGGTGTGCCCGTGAAGGTCAAGAGCTGA
- a CDS encoding efflux RND transporter permease subunit, with the protein MSASNNFITRPVLTTVCSILIVIVGLIAIPILPIENLPDIAPPTVKVRATYTGADAVSVEEGVTTVLEQQINGVENMDFIKSNSSSDGVSAIDVAFASGTDGDINQVNVQNRVSLAEPQLPEEVRKAGVTVNKASNSILLVYNFGSADPEQILYSAETISGLLDLKLTDSIKRVTGVGDLTYFGNRKLAFRLWLDPNKLSVFGLTSTDVVNQLTSQNRLVPAGQVGGEPSPKGQEFTFTVQLQGRLRSVEEFENMIVRTADEGGIVRLRDVGSVQLGGESYAVSATDLQGVPSVGLAVYQLTGSNALEVSDGVKKVLAEFEKSMPIGMKMEKIYDNTDFITASIKGVVNSLRDAVILVVLILFLFLQNWKATLVPGIAIPVALIGTFGLVLAFGFSLNQLTLFGLVLATGLVVDDAITVIEDTSTKKSEGLSALEAAKSTMDELFSAIIATSLVKFAVFLPVLFFPGATGTIYKQFAATVIFSIAISTFNALTFSPMLSALLLARESKDPGRKVYAIAGTVIGFIYGLLVVGDGAALVLVPTIVGALIGLLLSRFLQREAVLPFTIGGAIAGLVLVGVSRILPVIFYPALGLTLGWFTPVIFANFNRFYAAMETRYSSALNWALGSRRLVMGILGVGILLTAVAFRAIPGGFVPIEDQGYAIGVVQAPEGVSTQVTEAINQKVAAVLRTEKDITAASVFSGASLDGNSPNKGLFFFGTKNWSDRKERDQNVGAIVERLNQKLAASVDGARVIVVEPPAIPGYGTGGGFEFQLLDQSGGAYNLADLYATAGRLVQAGNADSDLNRVYTLFAPESPQIEIKVDRERMAAVDVDFGSAMQTFSVNFGGLYVNDTFQEGKVRRVYVQADAQSRATPEKLSSIYVKDLSGKQIPLSEFFTVRETLGPTVVPHFNLYRAIKIEGTPAAGKSSGQAITAMKGTFETLNPQGLGFDWTGISREEVKAGALAVVIFALGILAVYLVLSAQYESYSDPLIILMTVPTAMLGALAFLALRGEVLNVYAQVGLVMLIGLAAGNGILIVDMANQRMQAGANALEAARYAAGSRLRPILMTAISSLFGFIPLVFASGAGARSQTSLGAVVFGGLLIATVLSLFVVPVFYVVMKTLLGQAEGQADAEVSA; encoded by the coding sequence ATGTCTGCATCCAATAATTTCATCACGCGACCGGTTCTCACCACGGTCTGCAGCATTCTCATCGTGATCGTTGGCCTGATCGCCATTCCGATTCTGCCGATTGAAAACCTTCCGGATATTGCTCCTCCGACGGTGAAGGTAAGAGCGACCTACACCGGTGCTGATGCGGTGTCAGTTGAAGAAGGTGTCACCACCGTTCTAGAGCAGCAGATCAATGGTGTGGAAAACATGGACTTTATTAAGTCCAACAGTTCTTCCGATGGTGTGAGTGCCATTGATGTGGCTTTTGCGAGCGGCACGGACGGCGATATCAATCAGGTGAACGTCCAAAACAGGGTGTCGTTGGCAGAGCCTCAGCTACCTGAAGAAGTGCGAAAGGCCGGAGTAACCGTTAATAAGGCGTCCAACTCAATCCTTTTGGTTTACAACTTCGGAAGTGCTGATCCCGAGCAGATTCTTTATAGCGCTGAAACCATCAGCGGCCTGCTTGATCTCAAGCTCACTGATTCGATCAAAAGGGTTACAGGCGTGGGTGATCTCACTTACTTCGGTAACCGAAAACTGGCCTTCCGCCTTTGGCTCGATCCGAACAAATTGTCCGTATTCGGTCTCACTTCAACCGATGTTGTGAATCAACTCACCAGTCAGAACCGACTGGTGCCAGCTGGGCAAGTTGGCGGTGAGCCCTCACCGAAAGGTCAGGAATTCACATTCACTGTTCAGCTTCAAGGGCGCCTGCGCAGTGTTGAGGAATTCGAGAACATGATTGTGCGCACGGCTGATGAAGGCGGAATTGTGCGTCTCCGCGACGTGGGCAGCGTGCAATTGGGTGGTGAATCCTATGCGGTTAGCGCAACTGATCTCCAGGGAGTGCCATCGGTGGGCCTCGCTGTTTATCAGCTCACAGGCAGCAACGCCCTGGAAGTGTCAGATGGGGTCAAGAAGGTGCTGGCGGAGTTCGAAAAGTCCATGCCCATCGGCATGAAGATGGAGAAGATCTACGACAATACCGATTTCATTACCGCATCAATTAAAGGAGTTGTGAATTCCCTCCGGGATGCTGTGATTCTGGTGGTGCTGATTCTCTTTCTGTTTCTGCAGAACTGGAAGGCCACCTTGGTTCCTGGAATTGCAATTCCGGTCGCACTGATTGGAACCTTCGGGCTGGTTTTGGCCTTTGGTTTTTCGCTGAATCAGCTCACCCTCTTCGGTCTTGTGTTGGCAACAGGTCTCGTCGTTGATGATGCGATCACGGTGATTGAAGACACCTCCACCAAAAAGTCGGAGGGGCTGAGCGCACTTGAAGCGGCCAAATCCACAATGGATGAGTTGTTCTCAGCCATCATCGCCACCTCTCTTGTGAAGTTCGCAGTGTTCTTGCCAGTGCTCTTCTTCCCAGGAGCCACGGGAACGATCTACAAGCAATTCGCTGCCACGGTGATTTTCTCGATCGCTATATCCACCTTCAACGCCCTCACCTTCTCGCCGATGCTTTCGGCCCTTTTGCTGGCGCGCGAATCAAAAGATCCCGGACGCAAGGTGTACGCCATCGCCGGAACCGTGATCGGATTCATCTACGGACTTCTTGTGGTGGGTGATGGTGCGGCGCTTGTGTTGGTGCCGACCATCGTTGGCGCCCTGATCGGGCTGCTGCTGTCCCGCTTCCTTCAACGTGAAGCTGTTCTCCCCTTCACCATTGGTGGAGCCATTGCCGGGTTGGTGCTCGTGGGTGTGAGCCGGATTCTTCCGGTGATTTTCTATCCCGCCCTGGGCCTCACTCTGGGGTGGTTCACGCCCGTGATTTTCGCCAACTTCAATCGCTTCTATGCGGCGATGGAAACCCGCTATTCCTCCGCCTTGAACTGGGCCCTGGGTTCACGCCGGCTTGTGATGGGGATTCTCGGCGTTGGCATCCTCCTTACCGCTGTTGCGTTCCGAGCGATCCCTGGGGGGTTCGTCCCGATTGAGGATCAGGGGTACGCCATCGGAGTTGTTCAGGCTCCTGAGGGCGTGTCCACTCAAGTGACTGAAGCCATCAACCAGAAGGTGGCCGCTGTCTTGAGAACAGAAAAAGACATCACAGCCGCATCGGTGTTCAGCGGAGCCAGTCTTGATGGAAACAGCCCGAATAAGGGTCTGTTCTTCTTTGGCACGAAGAATTGGTCTGATCGCAAGGAGAGGGATCAGAACGTCGGCGCCATCGTGGAGCGACTCAATCAGAAATTGGCTGCCTCCGTCGATGGTGCTCGGGTCATCGTGGTTGAACCTCCTGCCATTCCTGGCTATGGAACCGGAGGCGGTTTTGAATTCCAGTTGCTGGATCAAAGCGGGGGTGCTTACAACCTTGCTGATCTCTATGCCACCGCTGGACGCCTCGTGCAGGCAGGTAATGCCGATTCTGATCTCAACAGGGTGTACACCCTGTTCGCTCCTGAGTCTCCCCAGATCGAGATCAAGGTTGATCGTGAGCGCATGGCCGCTGTTGATGTGGACTTTGGCTCTGCGATGCAGACCTTCAGTGTCAATTTCGGAGGCTTGTATGTGAACGACACCTTCCAAGAAGGCAAGGTGCGCCGCGTTTATGTGCAAGCTGATGCTCAAAGTCGGGCCACACCAGAGAAACTTTCATCGATCTACGTGAAGGATCTGAGCGGCAAACAGATTCCCCTATCTGAGTTCTTCACGGTTCGCGAGACCCTTGGACCGACGGTGGTTCCACATTTCAACCTTTACCGGGCCATCAAGATTGAGGGCACACCAGCTGCTGGCAAGAGCTCAGGCCAGGCGATCACCGCCATGAAAGGCACCTTTGAAACACTGAATCCCCAGGGGCTCGGTTTCGACTGGACAGGTATCTCTCGAGAAGAGGTCAAGGCGGGTGCACTCGCGGTGGTGATTTTCGCCCTTGGCATCCTGGCGGTGTATCTGGTGCTCTCGGCTCAGTACGAAAGCTATTCGGATCCTTTGATCATCCTGATGACGGTTCCAACGGCAATGCTCGGGGCCCTGGCCTTTCTGGCGCTGCGCGGTGAGGTGCTCAATGTTTATGCGCAGGTGGGTCTGGTGATGCTGATTGGGCTCGCTGCCGGTAACGGCATCTTGATCGTGGACATGGCCAACCAACGCATGCAGGCCGGTGCCAATGCTCTGGAAGCGGCTCGCTATGCCGCAGGATCCAGGCTCAGGCCGATTTTGATGACGGCGATTTCATCGCTGTTCGGCTTTATTCCGCTCGTTTTTGCCAGTGGTGCCGGTGCTAGGAGTCAAACCTCTCTCGGTGCCGTGGTGTTCGGCGGTCTGTTGATCGCCACAGTGTTGTCTCTGTTTGTCGTCCCAGTCTTCTACGTCGTGATGAAGACCCTGTTGGGTCAGGCAGAGGGGCAGGCTGACGCGGAGGTCAGCGCATGA
- a CDS encoding phycobilisome rod-core linker polypeptide, producing MALPLLQYAPTTQNNRVAAIRVASDENQRSRQMDISMDAENLTTVIESAYRQIFFHAFKSDRETFLESQLRNGQITVRDFIRGLCLSDTFKRSFYSLNSNYKVVRHLVEKVLGRKTHGKSEEIAWSIVIATKGVEGMVDALLDSEEYLNAFGYDTVPYQRNRVLPGRELGETPFNITTPRYDEYYRGILGFPQVIYTGIAKALPPRAKRVRGGFPEDYLPWVRGMAGATGASPSGSADIDYLSKVPYRSVGR from the coding sequence GTGGCACTCCCCCTTCTGCAATACGCCCCAACCACGCAGAACAACCGAGTCGCTGCCATCCGGGTCGCCTCTGACGAGAACCAGCGTTCACGCCAGATGGATATCTCGATGGACGCGGAGAACCTCACAACGGTGATCGAGTCGGCCTATCGGCAGATCTTCTTCCACGCGTTCAAAAGCGACCGCGAGACCTTTCTCGAATCCCAGCTGCGAAACGGTCAGATCACCGTCAGGGATTTCATTCGAGGCCTGTGTCTTTCGGACACGTTCAAGCGCAGTTTCTACAGCCTCAACTCCAACTACAAGGTGGTCCGCCACTTGGTTGAGAAGGTTCTTGGTCGCAAGACCCATGGCAAATCCGAAGAGATTGCCTGGTCGATCGTGATCGCCACCAAAGGTGTCGAGGGGATGGTGGACGCTCTTCTCGATAGTGAGGAATACCTCAACGCCTTTGGATACGACACGGTTCCTTATCAGCGCAACCGTGTCCTTCCAGGGCGCGAACTCGGTGAGACCCCCTTCAACATCACCACGCCCCGTTACGACGAGTACTACCGAGGCATTCTCGGATTCCCTCAGGTCATCTACACCGGCATCGCCAAGGCCTTACCCCCGAGAGCGAAGCGCGTCCGCGGTGGCTTCCCCGAGGACTACCTGCCCTGGGTCCGTGGCATGGCCGGAGCAACCGGAGCTTCACCCAGCGGATCCGCCGACATCGACTATCTCTCAAAGGTCCCCTATCGCAGCGTGGGACGCTGA
- a CDS encoding DUF4912 domain-containing protein, which translates to MTQAITNLARLTLRQLRQMASDLGVTLYSRKSKEALVSAIAEKQERRGGDLKAIEAELNPPARPQTSTRVVFLPRDPQWAYVFWEISDEDRRHAQSEGASHLSLRLADVTGLQGGSSHPHTLQEVPVDSHSTEWYLPVPLCDRDYRVELGFRAGSNWISLAFSSVARVPALHPSDQILDQFVPFSLDTTTTPAPEPIVTPIESGDSGLHERLYQSATTHFRSRRVGSEVLHEQDFYSSDQRGLSDSGAGLWASGRNESGLGGVAPRQRSFWLVADAELIVYGATDPSARLTIGDEEVPLSSEGTFRIQVPFRDGEQTYAIEATAADGEQKRNITLNFERVTPEDNSNPASEAKAEWF; encoded by the coding sequence GTGACGCAAGCCATCACGAATCTCGCCCGTCTGACTCTTCGTCAGCTGCGTCAGATGGCTAGTGATCTCGGGGTAACTCTCTACAGCCGCAAGAGCAAGGAAGCTCTGGTCTCGGCGATCGCGGAGAAGCAGGAGCGTCGAGGTGGAGACCTCAAGGCGATCGAAGCCGAGCTGAACCCACCAGCACGCCCCCAGACAAGCACCAGGGTTGTTTTTCTGCCCCGTGATCCCCAGTGGGCTTATGTGTTCTGGGAGATCTCCGATGAGGATCGCCGGCATGCGCAGTCTGAGGGGGCTTCACACCTCAGCCTTCGTTTAGCTGACGTGACCGGTCTTCAAGGCGGGTCTTCCCATCCCCACACCCTCCAGGAAGTTCCAGTCGATAGCCACAGCACGGAGTGGTACCTCCCTGTTCCGCTGTGCGACCGCGATTATCGGGTTGAGCTCGGTTTCCGTGCAGGCAGCAACTGGATCTCTCTGGCCTTCTCTTCAGTGGCAAGAGTTCCTGCTCTTCATCCCAGCGACCAGATCCTCGATCAGTTTGTTCCTTTCAGCCTCGACACAACGACGACGCCGGCTCCTGAGCCGATCGTTACACCGATCGAGTCCGGTGACAGCGGCTTGCACGAGCGCCTCTACCAAAGCGCAACCACCCACTTCCGTAGCCGAAGGGTTGGTTCTGAAGTCCTGCACGAGCAGGACTTCTACTCCAGTGATCAACGTGGACTCAGCGATTCCGGGGCAGGCCTTTGGGCCAGTGGCCGCAACGAATCAGGCCTCGGTGGCGTGGCTCCACGTCAACGCAGCTTCTGGTTGGTCGCCGATGCTGAACTGATCGTTTATGGAGCCACGGATCCCTCCGCCCGCCTCACCATCGGAGATGAGGAAGTGCCCCTTTCCAGCGAAGGAACATTCCGCATCCAGGTTCCTTTCCGTGATGGCGAGCAAACCTACGCGATCGAGGCCACAGCAGCGGATGGGGAGCAGAAACGCAACATCACGCTCAACTTCGAGCGGGTGACCCCAGAAGACAACAGCAACCCCGCCAGCGAAGCCAAAGCTGAGTGGTTCTGA
- a CDS encoding phycobiliprotein lyase, whose translation MTLEIPNALSFFRLSCGQWRSQRSVHHLLHRRAEAGGSLIVVDDLLPSDDRLVAMARQHGQDPERIIGGSHVRWSANMAWDRDGDAHDGETCFALIDSGDGDRSGTLLRDQGYAEKAPATSTFNMDDRDGLILRTSYEMMTVWERFSFCGPDVRVRSSTVEGLSNNASFCIETRLSEARATTVAAVPGPVNSLFGW comes from the coding sequence ATGACTCTGGAGATTCCCAACGCGCTGAGCTTCTTCCGGCTCAGCTGCGGGCAATGGCGATCCCAGCGCAGCGTTCACCACCTTCTGCACCGGCGTGCGGAAGCCGGAGGGTCACTGATCGTGGTTGACGACCTTCTGCCAAGCGATGACCGCCTTGTGGCGATGGCCCGGCAACATGGGCAAGATCCCGAGCGGATCATTGGCGGAAGCCATGTTCGCTGGAGCGCCAACATGGCGTGGGATCGCGATGGCGATGCGCACGACGGTGAAACCTGCTTCGCCCTGATTGATAGCGGTGATGGTGACCGCAGCGGCACCTTGCTGAGAGATCAGGGTTACGCCGAGAAAGCTCCTGCGACATCAACCTTCAACATGGATGACCGCGACGGCCTGATCCTGCGCACGAGCTACGAGATGATGACGGTGTGGGAGCGGTTCAGCTTCTGCGGACCCGATGTGAGAGTGCGGTCGAGCACCGTGGAAGGCTTGTCGAACAATGCATCCTTCTGCATCGAGACACGCCTCTCTGAAGCAAGAGCCACAACCGTTGCTGCTGTCCCTGGACCAGTGAACTCGCTGTTCGGCTGGTGA
- a CDS encoding phosphatidylserine/phosphatidylglycerophosphate/cardiolipin synthase family protein yields MNNAPITRKFLCLTRPSFALLAFTLLGCSQPGVVIGSASSNLPVPPGIQVQFNHRDNNRYRSPLGDQWRNGDDLERHLVEHIDRATNELLVAVQELTLPQIASALVRAHQRGVIVQVVLENTYSAPWADLHESDLPAHARQRLRRLKALADLDSDGVLTSRERRAGDAVGLLQQGGIPVIDDTEDGSRGSGLMHHKFMVIDQQLVITGSANFTSSGIHGDAGAPRTRGNVNHLLSIQSTELANVFREEFQILWGDGPGGLQNSRFGRGKPSRPVRGVMVGGVRVDVLFAPHSQRSEDHGLQLIAQHLTAAKHSIDLALFVFSAQSLTDVLAERSQSQVAIRLLADPGFASRSFSEVLDLLGVDLPDRFCKLEKGNRPLVKALSGVGSPRLARGDKLHHKFAVIDNRIVITGSFNWSPSAAHQNDETLLVIHSPQLAAHFNREIDRMWRGAELGITPWMRRKLERQRVKCGSGTTRA; encoded by the coding sequence ATGAACAACGCTCCAATTACCCGGAAATTCCTGTGTTTAACGCGACCATCCTTCGCGTTGCTGGCTTTCACATTGCTTGGTTGCAGCCAGCCCGGGGTTGTGATCGGCAGTGCGTCGAGCAACCTTCCCGTTCCACCCGGAATCCAGGTTCAGTTCAACCACCGCGATAACAACCGCTACCGATCTCCTCTGGGAGACCAGTGGCGCAATGGCGACGATTTAGAGCGGCACCTGGTCGAACACATCGACCGTGCCACGAATGAGTTGCTCGTGGCGGTTCAGGAGCTCACACTTCCTCAGATCGCCTCCGCACTGGTGAGAGCCCACCAACGCGGAGTCATCGTGCAAGTGGTGCTTGAAAACACCTACAGCGCACCCTGGGCAGACCTGCATGAATCGGATCTGCCAGCCCACGCCCGCCAGAGGCTTCGACGGTTGAAAGCTCTTGCCGACCTCGATAGTGATGGCGTGTTGACATCGCGCGAGCGTCGAGCTGGTGATGCAGTGGGGCTGCTGCAACAGGGCGGTATCCCTGTCATCGACGACACCGAGGACGGCAGCCGCGGCAGTGGACTGATGCACCACAAGTTCATGGTGATCGACCAGCAACTGGTGATCACAGGCAGTGCCAACTTCACAAGCTCCGGTATTCACGGCGATGCGGGCGCGCCACGGACGCGCGGGAATGTGAATCATCTGCTGAGCATCCAAAGCACCGAGCTGGCGAATGTATTCAGAGAGGAATTCCAGATCCTGTGGGGGGATGGTCCGGGTGGCCTGCAGAACAGCCGCTTCGGGAGAGGAAAGCCAAGCCGGCCTGTCAGAGGTGTGATGGTGGGGGGGGTACGGGTGGATGTGCTGTTCGCTCCCCATAGCCAGCGATCTGAAGACCATGGCCTCCAACTGATCGCCCAACACCTGACCGCCGCGAAGCACAGCATTGATCTGGCACTGTTCGTTTTCTCAGCCCAGTCGCTTACAGATGTACTGGCCGAACGCAGTCAATCGCAAGTGGCGATCAGGCTGCTGGCGGATCCTGGCTTTGCCAGTCGGTCCTTCTCAGAGGTGCTCGATTTACTCGGAGTGGACCTTCCTGACCGTTTCTGCAAGTTGGAAAAGGGCAACCGTCCTTTGGTCAAGGCTCTGAGCGGAGTCGGCTCCCCGCGCCTCGCCCGTGGCGACAAGCTGCATCACAAGTTCGCTGTAATCGACAACCGCATCGTGATCACTGGATCCTTCAACTGGAGCCCGAGTGCTGCGCATCAGAACGATGAAACCCTGCTAGTGATTCACTCACCCCAGCTGGCAGCGCATTTCAACCGTGAAATCGATCGGATGTGGCGAGGTGCGGAACTGGGAATCACACCATGGATGCGCCGCAAGCTGGAACGGCAACGGGTCAAGTGCGGGAGTGGGACAACGCGAGCATGA
- a CDS encoding alpha-D-glucose phosphate-specific phosphoglucomutase translates to MTASASAKPTHTLVRLDAPFTDQKPGTSGLRKSSTQFEEPHYLESFIEASLRTLPGVQGGTLVLGGDGRYGNRRAIDVILRMGAAHGLSKVIVTTGGILSTPAASNLIRQRQAIGGIILSASHNPGGPDGDFGVKVNGANGGPTPASFTDAVYECTKTLEEYTIVEAAAIPLDAPGLHSIGAMQVEVIDGVDDFVALMQELFNFDQIRDLIRSDFPLAFDAMHAVTGPYATRLFEGLLGAPAGSVRNGVPLEDFGKGHPDPNLTYAHELAELLLEGDDYRFGAACDGDGDRNMILGQRCFVNPSDSLAVLTANATLAPAYASGLAGVARSMPTSAAVDVVAKELGIDCFETPTGWKFFGNLLDAGKITLCGEESFGTGSNHVREKDGLWAVLFWLQILAERRCSVAEIMAEHWKRFGRHYYSRHDYEAVASEAAHGLYDRLEAMLPNLVGQPFAGRTISEADNFSYTDPVDGSVTTGQGLRILLDDGSRVVVRLSGTGTKGATIRIYLESYVPNSGDLNQDPQVALAEMISAINDLAEIQSRTGMDRPTVIT, encoded by the coding sequence ATGACCGCATCCGCTTCGGCTAAACCGACGCACACCCTTGTTCGTCTGGACGCTCCCTTCACTGACCAGAAACCCGGCACCTCCGGCCTGCGCAAAAGCAGCACCCAGTTCGAGGAGCCCCATTATCTGGAGAGCTTCATCGAGGCTTCATTGCGCACGCTGCCAGGCGTGCAGGGGGGAACCCTGGTGCTGGGGGGAGATGGACGTTATGGCAACCGCCGCGCCATCGACGTGATTCTGCGAATGGGCGCAGCCCATGGTCTGAGCAAGGTGATCGTCACCACCGGCGGGATCCTCTCCACACCGGCCGCCTCCAACCTGATCCGGCAGCGCCAAGCCATCGGCGGGATCATCCTGTCCGCCAGCCATAACCCCGGTGGTCCTGACGGTGACTTCGGCGTGAAGGTCAACGGCGCCAATGGTGGACCCACCCCCGCCTCCTTCACCGATGCGGTCTACGAGTGCACCAAGACCCTGGAGGAATACACGATTGTTGAGGCCGCAGCGATCCCACTGGATGCGCCGGGTCTGCACAGCATCGGTGCCATGCAGGTGGAGGTGATCGACGGCGTGGACGATTTCGTCGCGTTGATGCAGGAGCTGTTCAACTTTGATCAGATCCGCGATCTAATCCGCAGCGACTTCCCGCTGGCCTTCGATGCCATGCATGCCGTCACCGGGCCCTACGCCACCCGCTTGTTCGAAGGTCTGCTGGGTGCACCAGCCGGAAGCGTGCGCAACGGAGTCCCCCTAGAGGACTTCGGCAAGGGGCACCCCGACCCCAACCTCACCTACGCCCACGAGCTGGCTGAACTACTGCTCGAAGGCGACGACTACCGCTTCGGTGCCGCCTGCGACGGCGATGGGGATCGCAACATGATTCTGGGCCAGCGCTGCTTTGTGAATCCCAGCGACAGTCTCGCGGTGCTGACCGCCAACGCCACGCTGGCGCCGGCCTACGCCTCCGGCTTGGCGGGTGTGGCCCGTTCCATGCCCACCAGCGCAGCAGTGGATGTGGTGGCCAAGGAGCTGGGGATTGACTGCTTCGAAACCCCCACAGGCTGGAAATTCTTCGGCAACCTTCTGGACGCCGGCAAGATCACCCTTTGCGGTGAAGAGAGTTTCGGTACAGGCAGCAACCATGTGCGAGAAAAAGACGGCCTCTGGGCCGTGCTGTTCTGGCTGCAGATCCTGGCCGAACGCCGCTGCAGCGTCGCCGAAATCATGGCCGAGCATTGGAAGCGCTTCGGACGCCACTACTACTCGCGCCACGACTATGAAGCCGTTGCCAGCGAAGCCGCCCATGGCCTTTACGACCGCCTGGAGGCCATGTTGCCGAACCTGGTTGGCCAGCCCTTTGCTGGACGCACCATCAGCGAAGCCGACAACTTCAGCTACACCGACCCCGTCGATGGTTCCGTCACCACCGGCCAGGGTTTGCGCATCCTGTTGGACGACGGGAGCCGCGTGGTGGTGCGCCTCTCCGGCACAGGCACCAAGGGAGCCACGATCCGGATTTATCTGGAGAGCTATGTGCCCAACAGCGGCGACCTCAACCAGGATCCCCAAGTCGCCCTGGCCGAGATGATCAGCGCGATCAACGACCTGGCTGAAATTCAGTCGCGCACCGGCATGGACAGGCCCACTGTGATCACTTGA
- the sufR gene encoding iron-sulfur cluster biosynthesis transcriptional regulator SufR, which translates to MGAPSQAPTREATLTLLLRQGEIDAAGLASQLGISVQAMRRHLRTLEEEGLVESTAVTAGPGRPSNLWHLTARGHQHFPDGSETFALGLLDSLAQSLPPEMLGALLMQQAHEKADQYRRHLGDAPLEQRVRALVDLRSREGYVSDMAPAEDGCGWCISEFHCSVQRIAEAFPAICDQELQLIRLTFPDCRVERVHWRLESGHSCGFQISPVGNHSETKTPS; encoded by the coding sequence ATGGGCGCTCCATCCCAGGCACCCACCCGCGAAGCGACGCTCACCCTGCTGCTTCGGCAGGGTGAAATCGATGCGGCCGGACTGGCCAGCCAGCTGGGAATCTCAGTGCAAGCCATGCGGCGGCATCTGCGCACGCTCGAAGAGGAAGGGCTGGTGGAATCCACCGCGGTAACCGCGGGACCAGGGCGCCCGTCCAACCTCTGGCATCTGACCGCCCGCGGGCATCAGCACTTTCCTGACGGGAGCGAAACCTTCGCCCTCGGGTTGCTGGACTCCTTAGCCCAAAGCCTCCCTCCCGAGATGCTGGGCGCCCTGCTCATGCAGCAGGCTCACGAAAAAGCCGATCAGTACAGGCGGCATCTCGGTGATGCTCCTCTTGAACAACGGGTCCGTGCCCTCGTTGATCTGCGCAGCCGCGAGGGATACGTCAGTGACATGGCGCCTGCGGAGGATGGATGCGGGTGGTGCATCAGTGAATTTCACTGCTCTGTCCAGCGAATCGCTGAAGCATTCCCCGCCATTTGTGATCAAGAACTTCAGTTGATCAGACTCACGTTCCCCGACTGCCGGGTGGAGCGGGTGCACTGGCGCCTGGAATCGGGCCACTCCTGTGGCTTTCAGATCAGCCCTGTGGGCAACCATTCAGAAACGAAGACCCCGTCGTGA